Proteins co-encoded in one Kutzneria chonburiensis genomic window:
- a CDS encoding snapalysin family zinc-dependent metalloprotease: MLRRLTLGLAATLLPLAGIAVAAPADAAPAVVTLHYSASGITHYSAQVVQAVKNWDTRLKNVQLVAGGTATIRLHEINGGGSYTNTDGHGHGDIYIDRQQVAQGFDPTRIITHEFGHNLGLPDDYTGPCSEVMSGHGPGTACKNAIPSAAEVSQVDANFANGFAPALATHTVH, encoded by the coding sequence ATGCTTCGACGTTTGACCCTCGGCCTTGCCGCCACCCTGCTCCCGTTGGCCGGCATCGCTGTCGCCGCGCCCGCGGACGCGGCGCCGGCCGTGGTTACCCTGCACTACAGCGCGAGCGGGATCACGCACTACTCGGCCCAGGTCGTCCAGGCCGTGAAGAACTGGGACACCCGGCTGAAGAACGTGCAGCTGGTGGCCGGCGGCACCGCCACCATCCGCCTGCACGAGATCAACGGCGGTGGTTCGTACACCAACACCGACGGGCACGGCCACGGCGACATCTACATCGACCGCCAGCAGGTCGCCCAGGGCTTCGACCCGACCCGGATCATCACCCACGAGTTCGGCCACAACCTCGGCCTGCCCGACGACTACACCGGTCCGTGCAGCGAGGTCATGTCCGGACACGGCCCCGGCACCGCCTGCAAGAACGCCATCCCCTCGGCGGCCGAGGTCAGCCAGGTCGACGCCAACTTCGCCAACGGCTTCGCCCCGGCACTGGCCACGCACACCGTGCACTGA
- a CDS encoding enoyl-CoA hydratase/isomerase family protein yields the protein MSLSEELSLTVDGPVATLTIDRRAKRNAFALRMWQAIPDVVRTVEDDESVRVLVIRGAGDGPFSAGADITEFQTVRRGEEAAAAYSEVVHEAERALATMSKPSMALIQGWCVGGGCELALACDLRIADNTAKFGITPSKLGVVYHQMSTARVVETVGAAWARYILFTGELLDADVALRIGLVHEVHPVDRAAAKAYALAETLATRAPITLAGAKQLIARAAAGTAADDEWAHRWYRASYASRDYAEGVDAFVEKRQPDFTAIPWPKLDQDGAPS from the coding sequence ATGAGCCTGTCCGAGGAACTCTCGCTCACCGTCGACGGACCGGTGGCGACGCTGACGATCGACCGCCGGGCCAAGCGGAACGCGTTCGCGCTGCGCATGTGGCAGGCGATCCCGGACGTGGTGCGCACGGTCGAGGACGACGAGTCGGTGCGGGTGCTGGTGATCCGCGGCGCGGGCGACGGACCGTTCTCGGCGGGGGCGGACATCACGGAGTTCCAGACGGTGCGCCGAGGCGAAGAGGCCGCGGCGGCGTACTCGGAGGTGGTGCACGAGGCGGAGCGGGCATTGGCAACGATGTCAAAGCCGTCCATGGCGCTGATTCAGGGCTGGTGCGTGGGCGGCGGCTGCGAGCTGGCATTGGCCTGCGACCTGCGAATTGCCGACAACACGGCCAAGTTCGGCATAACGCCGTCGAAACTCGGCGTGGTCTACCACCAGATGTCCACCGCCCGCGTGGTGGAGACGGTCGGCGCGGCCTGGGCCCGGTACATCCTGTTCACCGGTGAGCTGCTCGACGCCGACGTGGCTCTGCGCATCGGCCTCGTGCACGAGGTGCACCCGGTGGACCGGGCCGCGGCCAAGGCCTACGCCCTGGCGGAAACCCTGGCCACCCGCGCCCCGATCACGTTGGCCGGGGCCAAGCAGCTGATCGCCCGGGCCGCCGCCGGCACCGCGGCCGACGACGAATGGGCGCACCGCTGGTACCGCGCCTCCTACGCCAGCCGCGACTACGCCGAAGGCGTCGACGCGTTCGTGGAGAAGCGCCAGCCGGACTTCACCGCCATCCCGTGGCCCAAACTGGACCAGGACGGCGCACCGTCATAA
- a CDS encoding glycerophosphodiester phosphodiesterase has translation MSRTRIAGIVLAVAAVAITAIPAANAVPQSPDHASGPTVIGHRGASGYRPEHTLASYELAARMGADYVEPDLVSTKDGVLVARHEPEIGGTTDVSKHPEFADRKTTKMLDGVAVTGWFTTDFTLAELKTLRAVERLPQVRQRNTVYDGRYQIPTFQEIIDLVQRLDRELHRDIGIYPETKHPTFFKNLGLGTDQKLVDTLNRNGLNRRGAKVYVQSFEVGNLKALHRQLRVPLIQLTEATGQPYDFTVSGDKRTWADITSAAGLREVATYAQGIGPDKNQVIPRDATDHLGKPTSLVKDAHAARLKVHPYTFRPENVFLPADFRSSADPTAYGNLFGEIETYLRAGIDGFFTDTADIGIVARDEFLQG, from the coding sequence ATGAGCAGAACCCGGATCGCCGGGATTGTGCTGGCCGTCGCCGCCGTCGCGATCACGGCCATTCCCGCGGCCAACGCGGTGCCGCAGTCCCCGGACCACGCCTCCGGCCCGACGGTGATCGGCCACCGCGGCGCGTCGGGCTACCGGCCCGAGCACACGCTGGCCTCCTACGAGCTGGCCGCCCGGATGGGCGCCGACTACGTCGAGCCCGACCTGGTGTCCACAAAGGACGGGGTGCTGGTCGCCCGGCACGAGCCGGAGATCGGCGGCACCACCGACGTTTCCAAGCACCCGGAGTTCGCCGACCGCAAGACGACCAAGATGCTCGACGGCGTCGCGGTCACCGGCTGGTTCACCACCGACTTCACGCTGGCCGAGCTGAAGACGCTCCGTGCGGTCGAGCGCCTGCCGCAGGTCCGCCAGCGCAACACGGTCTACGACGGCCGCTACCAGATCCCGACCTTCCAGGAGATCATCGACCTGGTCCAGCGGCTGGACCGGGAGCTGCACCGGGACATCGGCATCTACCCGGAGACCAAGCACCCCACCTTCTTCAAGAACCTGGGCCTCGGCACCGACCAGAAGCTGGTGGACACGCTCAACCGCAACGGCCTCAACCGGCGAGGCGCCAAGGTGTACGTGCAGTCCTTCGAAGTGGGCAACCTCAAGGCATTGCACCGCCAGCTGCGGGTGCCGCTGATCCAGCTGACCGAGGCCACCGGCCAGCCGTACGACTTCACGGTCAGCGGCGACAAGCGCACCTGGGCCGACATCACCTCGGCCGCCGGCCTGCGTGAGGTTGCGACCTACGCACAGGGCATCGGCCCGGACAAGAACCAGGTCATCCCGCGCGACGCCACCGACCACCTGGGCAAGCCGACCTCGCTGGTCAAGGACGCCCACGCGGCCCGCCTCAAGGTGCACCCGTACACGTTCCGGCCGGAGAACGTGTTCCTGCCGGCCGACTTCCGCTCCAGCGCCGACCCGACGGCCTACGGCAACCTGTTCGGCGAGATCGAGACGTACCTGCGGGCCGGCATCGACGGCTTCTTCACCGACACGGCCGACATCGGCATCGTGGCGCGCGACGAGTTCCTGCAGGGCTGA
- a CDS encoding alpha/beta hydrolase family esterase, whose amino-acid sequence MSTAAATRRRTVLATGALLVALTATACASGAVEGSSIKPSPQAAVSAATGSTCAKPDVPAGLSTQHVMSGGMRRTVVVYYPHGHKPGGKPIPMVLDLHGSGSTPLQQLAGSEIAATADKHGFVVVAPQAGIPFIAGKSHGFAWNVPGVPLMNGVPVPHGAPNDVQFIRDTIAAMNKALCVDPKRVYITGFSGGARMTSQLGCELAGEIAAIAPMSGLRMPGNCKLGRPQSVLSFHGTSDGTNPYNGSKQLYWSYSVPVAAQRWAAADHCGKGVQKQVVPGVVSTTFSNCGDGRQVVLYTVTGQRHSWPGTPESMAKGFALPKIDPNEIMWSFFDSHPLDTAVA is encoded by the coding sequence ATGAGTACCGCCGCCGCCACGCGCCGCCGCACCGTGCTTGCCACGGGTGCGCTCCTGGTCGCGCTGACCGCTACCGCGTGCGCGTCCGGTGCAGTCGAGGGTTCCTCGATCAAGCCGTCGCCCCAGGCCGCCGTGTCCGCCGCCACCGGCTCCACCTGCGCCAAGCCCGACGTGCCGGCCGGGTTGAGCACCCAGCACGTGATGTCCGGCGGGATGCGGCGCACCGTCGTCGTCTACTACCCGCACGGGCACAAGCCGGGCGGCAAGCCGATCCCGATGGTGCTCGACCTGCACGGCAGCGGCAGCACCCCGCTGCAGCAGCTGGCCGGTTCGGAAATCGCCGCCACCGCCGACAAACACGGCTTCGTGGTCGTCGCGCCCCAGGCCGGCATTCCGTTCATCGCCGGCAAGTCCCACGGTTTCGCCTGGAACGTGCCCGGCGTGCCGCTGATGAACGGCGTGCCCGTCCCGCACGGCGCGCCCAACGACGTGCAGTTCATCCGGGACACCATCGCCGCCATGAACAAGGCGCTGTGCGTGGACCCCAAGCGGGTGTACATCACCGGCTTCTCCGGCGGCGCCCGGATGACCTCGCAGCTGGGTTGCGAGCTGGCCGGCGAGATCGCCGCCATCGCCCCGATGTCCGGGCTGCGCATGCCCGGCAACTGCAAGCTGGGCCGGCCGCAGTCGGTGTTGTCCTTCCACGGCACCTCCGACGGCACCAACCCGTACAACGGCAGCAAGCAGCTCTACTGGTCCTACAGCGTGCCCGTCGCCGCGCAGCGTTGGGCCGCCGCCGACCACTGCGGCAAGGGCGTGCAGAAGCAGGTCGTGCCCGGGGTTGTCAGCACCACGTTCAGCAACTGCGGCGACGGCCGCCAGGTCGTGCTGTACACCGTGACCGGGCAGCGGCACTCGTGGCCCGGCACCCCCGAGTCCATGGCCAAGGGCTTCGCCCTGCCGAAGATCGACCCCAACGAGATCATGTGGTCCTTCTTCGACTCCCACCCCCTCGACACCGCCGTGGCCTGA
- a CDS encoding hemolysin family protein encodes MNDVLALFLTVVLLLGNGFFVGAEFAIITARRDRLEELARQGQQRARTVIRAGQQLPLLIAGAQLGVTVCSLALGALAEPTVASLLEEPLAPLGVPATVVHGISFVVALAVVSFCHTVIGEMVPKNLTIAGPERAALWLVPVHFAFCRLTRPLLNAFTAISQALLRLIKVEPKDELEGAYTPDELASLLGESRQEGLLDEPEHRRLAKTLSSAARTVKDVLVPLDGLTTVPAEPTVGDVEAAVAATGFSRFPLLGADRRLVGYLHVKDVLDLADQPPGTPVPRNRVRGLPELPADARLDDALAALRRAQSHLARAVDADGQQLGVVALEDLVEEYVGTVRDGTHVSGR; translated from the coding sequence GTGAACGACGTGCTCGCCTTGTTCCTGACCGTGGTGTTGTTGCTGGGCAACGGCTTCTTCGTCGGCGCCGAGTTCGCGATCATCACCGCCCGCCGGGACCGGCTGGAGGAGCTGGCCCGGCAGGGGCAGCAACGCGCCCGCACGGTGATCCGGGCCGGTCAGCAGCTGCCGCTGCTGATCGCCGGCGCGCAGCTCGGTGTCACGGTGTGCTCGCTGGCCCTCGGTGCGCTGGCCGAGCCGACCGTGGCGAGCCTGCTGGAGGAGCCGCTGGCCCCGCTGGGCGTGCCGGCGACCGTGGTGCACGGCATCTCGTTCGTGGTCGCGTTGGCCGTGGTGTCGTTCTGCCACACGGTGATCGGCGAGATGGTGCCGAAGAACCTGACCATCGCCGGCCCGGAGCGGGCGGCGCTGTGGCTGGTGCCGGTGCACTTCGCGTTCTGCCGGCTGACCCGGCCGCTGCTCAACGCGTTCACCGCGATCTCGCAGGCGCTGCTGCGGCTGATCAAGGTGGAGCCCAAGGACGAGCTGGAAGGCGCCTACACGCCGGACGAGCTGGCCTCGCTGCTGGGCGAGTCCCGGCAGGAAGGCCTGCTCGACGAGCCGGAGCACCGGCGGCTGGCCAAGACGCTGTCCTCGGCGGCGCGGACCGTCAAGGACGTGCTGGTGCCGCTGGACGGGCTGACCACCGTGCCGGCCGAGCCGACCGTTGGCGACGTGGAGGCGGCGGTGGCCGCGACCGGCTTCTCCCGGTTCCCGCTGCTCGGGGCCGATCGCCGGCTGGTCGGGTACCTGCACGTGAAGGACGTGCTGGACCTGGCCGACCAGCCGCCGGGCACGCCGGTGCCGCGCAACCGGGTCCGTGGCCTGCCGGAGCTGCCGGCCGACGCCCGCCTGGACGACGCCCTGGCCGCGCTGCGGCGGGCCCAGAGCCACCTGGCCCGGGCCGTGGACGCGGACGGGCAGCAGCTGGGCGTGGTGGCACTGGAAGACCTGGTCGAGGAGTACGTAGGCACCGTCCGGGATGGCACTCACGTAAGCGGACGGTGA
- a CDS encoding substrate-binding domain-containing protein has translation MARHRALVTRVRRRMAKWPVAITGLVVLILLGWLAWTWLGGVLERRAAAEANGCTGGDVVLRVAVTPSIAQPVRDAAQRWTDTHPVIDDECVRLQVQSVDSQTVLTGLTTKWDSGKLGEQPAAWLPDSMLWANRLTAQNNGIVGTAPQSIATSPVVLATQQAGADALASGNLVQWTDLPGLTSAPSGWSGYGKPQWGKFRLAMPDPATNPATALAVQSALAGATANGAGPVTTDLLGQQGAKDTISKLANSRASGAPADTLDALDGLAKAADIGTASYSAVPVTEVDLYRRNLGKDGAPKPATPLYEVAMGGATPAADFPFVTLSGSWVGSTQNKAAQQFRDFVRQPAQQKLFATAGLRVAATPDHPTDAVGMRWPATSQTLVPADATTTQDISASWTAAALGNEVLSVLVDTSPAMGADGVRAVRNALTGEVNRTVSGSMGLWAYAAGLDGDKPYKQLVPVVRIDSGTDQLHAGIDKLAPGNGSQLYGSILAVYQSVLANYQDGKHNRVVVVVAGRNDGGTTFDQLRTQLGQLKDGKRPVSVNIIAVGGNVDHDQLSAIAQDTGGSLASVQNGNGVDAALAQLLSTSS, from the coding sequence ATGGCTCGACACCGCGCACTGGTGACGCGGGTCCGGCGGCGGATGGCCAAGTGGCCGGTCGCGATCACCGGCCTGGTGGTGCTGATCCTGCTGGGCTGGCTGGCCTGGACCTGGCTGGGCGGCGTCCTGGAGCGGCGGGCCGCCGCCGAGGCCAACGGCTGCACCGGCGGTGACGTGGTGCTGCGGGTGGCCGTCACGCCGAGCATCGCGCAGCCGGTGCGGGACGCGGCCCAGCGCTGGACCGACACGCACCCGGTCATCGACGACGAGTGCGTACGGCTCCAGGTGCAGTCGGTCGACTCGCAGACCGTGCTGACCGGGCTGACCACCAAGTGGGACAGCGGCAAGCTCGGCGAGCAGCCGGCGGCGTGGCTGCCCGACTCCATGCTGTGGGCCAACCGGCTGACCGCGCAGAACAACGGCATCGTCGGCACCGCCCCGCAGTCCATCGCCACCAGCCCGGTGGTGCTGGCCACCCAGCAGGCCGGCGCGGACGCGCTGGCCAGCGGCAACCTCGTGCAGTGGACCGACCTGCCCGGCCTGACCTCGGCGCCGAGCGGCTGGTCGGGCTACGGCAAGCCGCAGTGGGGCAAGTTCCGGCTGGCCATGCCCGATCCGGCGACCAACCCGGCGACCGCGCTGGCCGTCCAGTCGGCGCTGGCCGGCGCAACCGCCAACGGCGCCGGCCCGGTCACCACCGATCTGCTGGGTCAGCAGGGGGCCAAGGACACCATCAGCAAGCTGGCCAACTCGCGGGCCTCCGGCGCGCCGGCCGACACGCTGGACGCGCTGGACGGCCTGGCCAAGGCGGCCGACATCGGCACCGCCAGCTACAGCGCGGTGCCGGTGACCGAGGTCGACCTGTACCGGCGCAACCTGGGCAAGGACGGCGCGCCCAAGCCGGCGACCCCGCTGTACGAGGTGGCCATGGGCGGCGCCACCCCGGCCGCCGACTTCCCGTTCGTCACGCTCTCGGGCAGCTGGGTCGGCTCGACGCAGAACAAGGCGGCGCAGCAGTTCCGCGACTTCGTACGGCAGCCGGCGCAGCAGAAGCTGTTCGCCACGGCCGGTTTGCGGGTGGCGGCCACGCCGGACCACCCGACCGACGCCGTCGGCATGCGCTGGCCGGCCACGTCGCAGACGCTGGTGCCGGCCGACGCCACGACCACCCAGGACATCTCGGCCAGCTGGACCGCGGCCGCGCTGGGCAACGAGGTGCTGTCGGTGCTCGTCGACACCTCGCCGGCGATGGGCGCCGACGGCGTGCGGGCGGTGCGCAACGCGCTGACCGGCGAGGTCAACCGGACGGTGTCCGGCTCGATGGGGCTGTGGGCGTACGCGGCCGGTCTTGACGGCGACAAGCCGTACAAGCAGCTGGTGCCGGTGGTGCGCATCGATTCCGGCACCGACCAGCTGCACGCCGGCATCGACAAGCTCGCCCCCGGCAACGGCAGCCAGCTCTACGGCAGCATTCTCGCGGTGTACCAGTCGGTGCTGGCCAACTACCAGGACGGCAAGCACAACCGGGTGGTCGTCGTGGTCGCCGGCCGCAACGACGGCGGGACGACGTTCGACCAGCTGCGCACCCAGCTCGGCCAGCTCAAGGACGGCAAGCGGCCGGTGTCGGTCAACATCATCGCGGTCGGCGGCAACGTGGACCACGACCAGCTCAGCGCCATCGCCCAGGACACCGGCGGCAGCCTCGCCTCGGTGCAGAACGGCAACGGGGTGGACGCCGCGCTGGCCCAGCTGCTCTCCACCAGCAGTTGA
- a CDS encoding SDR family oxidoreductase has protein sequence MSEQQVVVVTGASSGFGWMSAHRLADAGHTVYAGMRATAGRNAGKVVQIQQYAAENGVKLRAVEMDVADQASVDAAVARIVGEEGRIDVLFHNVGHMVLGPAEAFTPEQLGELYESNVLGSQRVNRAVLPHMRAARRGLVVWNSSSSSARAGTPPYLAPYFAAKAAMDSLALSYAVELARFGIETSIIVPGAFTGGTNHFTNSGRPADTAVAEQYEEFYAGLSAQITEKLTELEPADADPTEVARAVVRVVDTPFGRRPLRTHIDPSQDGAEVVNAVADRLRSAFYERIGLADLLRPHTV, from the coding sequence ATGAGCGAGCAGCAGGTCGTGGTCGTCACCGGCGCGTCGAGCGGCTTCGGCTGGATGAGCGCGCACCGGCTGGCCGACGCCGGTCACACCGTGTACGCCGGCATGCGGGCCACCGCCGGGCGCAACGCCGGCAAGGTCGTACAGATCCAGCAGTACGCCGCCGAGAACGGCGTCAAGCTGCGGGCGGTCGAGATGGACGTGGCCGACCAGGCGTCCGTCGACGCCGCGGTGGCCCGGATCGTCGGCGAGGAGGGCCGGATCGACGTCCTGTTCCACAACGTCGGCCACATGGTGCTCGGCCCGGCCGAGGCCTTCACCCCCGAGCAGCTGGGCGAGCTCTACGAGTCCAATGTGCTCGGTTCGCAGCGGGTCAACCGCGCCGTGCTGCCGCACATGCGGGCCGCCCGCCGCGGCCTGGTCGTGTGGAACAGCAGCAGCAGCTCGGCCCGGGCCGGCACGCCGCCCTACCTCGCCCCGTACTTCGCGGCCAAGGCGGCCATGGACTCGCTGGCCCTGAGCTACGCCGTCGAGCTGGCCCGGTTCGGCATCGAGACCTCGATCATCGTGCCCGGCGCCTTCACCGGCGGCACCAACCACTTCACCAACTCGGGCCGGCCGGCCGACACCGCCGTGGCCGAGCAGTACGAGGAGTTCTACGCCGGGCTGAGCGCCCAGATCACCGAGAAGCTGACCGAGCTCGAGCCGGCCGACGCCGACCCGACCGAGGTCGCCCGGGCCGTGGTCCGCGTGGTCGACACGCCGTTCGGCCGGCGCCCGCTGCGCACCCACATCGACCCGTCGCAGGACGGCGCCGAGGTCGTCAACGCCGTGGCCGACCGCCTGCGTTCGGCCTTCTACGAGCGGATCGGCCTGGCCGACCTGTTGCGCCCGCACACCGTGTAA